One Saccharomyces kudriavzevii IFO 1802 strain IFO1802 genome assembly, chromosome: 4 genomic region harbors:
- the HNT2 gene encoding bis(5'-adenosyl)-triphosphatase (similar to Saccharomyces cerevisiae HNT2 (YDR305C); ancestral locus Anc_5.326): MPESQDYFNTLQLIHRFIKWEYKADSVNVAIQDGPEAGQSVPHLHTHVIPRYKLNNVGDLIYDKLDHWDGNGALANWQARRDGYLGVGGRQARKSKSVQALPDGNEPLQGPNVLKPDSQRKERVLGEMKKEVQDLQSALEEFVAANPDLKQWL, from the coding sequence ATGCCTGAATCCCAAGATTATTTTAACACCCTACAATTGATTCATAGATTTATAAAATGGGAATACAAGGCAGACTCGGTCAACGTTGCCATCCAAGACGGACCGGAGGCTGGCCAGTCCGTACCCCATTTGCACACGCATGTTATACCACGTTATAAATTAAACAATGTTGGAGATTTGATATACGATAAATTAGATCATTGGGATGGCAATGGTGCCTTGGCCAATTGGCAAGCAAGAAGGGATGGATATTTAGGGGTTGGTGGCAGACAGGCAAGGAAAAGCAAGTCTGTTCAAGCCCTCCCAGACGGTAATGAACCCTTGCAAGGCCCCAATGTGTTGAAGCCAGACAGTCAAAGGAAAGAGAGAGTTTTGGgtgaaatgaaaaaagaagtcCAGGATCTTCAAAGCGCGCTAGAAGAGTTCGTGGCTGCCAATCCTGACTTAAAGCAATGGCTATAG
- the PFU1 gene encoding Pfu1p (similar to Saccharomyces cerevisiae YDR306C; ancestral locus Anc_5.327), which produces MANKSRPKKIKAPYRKYVAGEGFSSTRSDNQAKEFTITVPDDAELIETPQGSYYYDETNDTIVKLTRLSNGKKDKKGYRQLPLSSLASHTKKEEDGQVIEREKKSINSLSSRMVLPWEVQYRIIHYLDVPQEEENGDKVTSGKRITTGIIVNYLLVCRNWYGMCLPKLYFAPALTSKNFNAFVDTIIINKKKNLGYYVFELNLSTILQSGRNSFVSKLLRRCCSNLTKFIAPQTSFGYAPLISLKSCHDLKFLDLGLVSETVKLKELFSAIKNFTKLTHLSFPRSSIDCQGFQDIEWPQNLRYLKLSGGITNEFVIDTKWPKTITTLELSYCPQIMELSIYSLLSQIGDNLKHLFFHYPMPSLTENSLDHIFTYCANLISLQIMVDYCSKWCFSEFMLSKLVEYDRPLKTLYLECSGSLGLASKIHPDDLTIAILESRLPCLKNICVSPKLGWNMKSDEVADLVVSLEDQDGSLYLNY; this is translated from the coding sequence ATGGCCAATAAATCACgaccaaagaaaatcaaggCCCCTTATAGGAAGTATGTGGCGGGCGAGGGTTTCTCTTCTACAAGAAGTGATAACCAAGCGAAGGAATTCACTATCACAGTACCCGATGATGCAGAACTAATTGAGACTCCGCAGGGGTCTTATTATTATGATGAAACGAATGATACTATAGTGAAGTTGACCCGACTGAGCAATGGtaaaaaggataaaaaagGATACAGGCAATTGCCATTGTCATCATTAGCATCGCACActaagaaagaagaggatggACAAGTAAtagaaagagagaaaaaaagcataaaTTCGTTATCTTCTAGGATGGTCTTGCCATGGGAAGTTCAGTATAGGATAATCCATTATCTTGATGTACCGcaggaagaagaaaatggtgaTAAGGTCACTAgtggaaaaagaataacCACAGGGATAATCGTGAATTACCTGCTAGTTTGTAGAAACTGGTATGGCATGTGTCTACCAAAGCTTTATTTTGCACCAGCATTGACAAGTAAGAACTTCAACGCATTTGTCGATACAATCATtataaacaagaagaagaatttggGATATTACGTCTTTGAGTTGAATTTGTCTACAATTCTACAAAGTGGTAGaaattcttttgtttccaAGCTGTTGCGACGATGCTGTTCTAATTTAACCAAATTTATTGCTCCACAGACTAGCTTCGGTTACGCGCCACtaatttcattgaaatcgTGTCATGATTTAAAGTTTCTAGACTTGGGACTAGTGTCAGAAACGGTTAAACTAAAGGAGCTATTTTCTGCGATCAAAAACTTCACCAAATTAACCCATTTATCTTTCCCTAGATCATCGATTGACTGCCAGGGGTTCCAAGATATTGAATGGCCGCAAAATCTCAGATATCTGAAATTAAGTGGGGGGATAACAAATGAATTTGTCATCGACACGAAATGGCCAAAAACCATCACCACTTTGGAACTTTCTTACTGCCCTCAAATCATGGAGTTGTCTATCTACTCGTTGTTGTCACAGATTGGCGATAATTTAAAACACCTATTTTTCCACTATCCGATGCCATCCTTGACGGAAAATTCCTTGGACCACATCTTCACGTATTGTGCTAATTTGATTTCGTTGCAAATCATggttgattattgttccaaatGGTGCTTTTCTGAATTCATGCTGAGTAAATTGGTGGAATACGATAGACCCCTCAAAACTCTGTACTTGGAATGCAGCGGTTCCCTGGGATTGGCCTCTAAGATTCATCCTGATGACCTGACAATTGCCATATTAGAGTCAAGGCTACCCTGCCTGAAGAATATATGTGTTTCTCCCAAGTTGGGTTGGAACATGAAAAGCGACGAGGTCGCCGATTTAGTAGTTTCTTTGGAAGATCAAGATGGCAGCTTATATCTAAATTATTAg